The DNA window CGCGACGTCGCCGCCGTCGCGCAGCGGCTGGAGATGGTGCGGCGCATCTCCGACGAGATCAAGGGCTACGTCGTCGAGCTCGGCACCGACGGGCGGCTGCTGTCCCTGCAGCTCGACGAGCTGGTGGCCGGGGTCGACTCCGAGCGGGAGCTGGTCGTGCGCGACTACCTTCCCGCGCCCTCAGGCCGGCGTCACAAGCGGCTGCCCGAGGCCATGCACGACCTCGACCAGCTCTCCGGGACCGACCTGCTCGACCTGTCGGCGGTCGCCCACGTCCTGGGGCACCACGGGGCCGACAAGCTCGACAGCCCGGTCAGCCCGCGCGGCTTCCGGCTGCTCGCCAAGGTCCCCCGCCTGCCCGCCACCGTCGTCGACCGGCTGGTCAACCACTTCGGCGGGCTGCAGAAGCTGCTCGCGGCCAGCATCGACGACCTCCAGGCCGTGGGCGGGGTCGGCGAGTCCCGGGCGCGCAGCGTCCGCGAGGGCCTGTCCCGCCTCGCCGAGTCCTCCATCCTCGAACGCTACGTCTGACCGCGCTGCTCCACGGTCAGGACGGGAAGCAGGGCTTCGGCCGTAGGGGACGAGGAGGAGCGGGACGACAGCGTCACCGACCGGCGCTCGCCGGTGCCGAGGTCTCGGGCGGAGACGGTGACGGTGCCGTTGGCGTCGATGTCGAAGGCGACCTCGATCCGGGGCACGCCGCGCGGCACGGACGGCAGGCCGGACAGCTCAAGGGTGGCGAGCTTCTTGTTGCGGGCGGCGATCTCGCGCTCGCCCTGATGGACGTGGATCTGCACCGACGGCTGATCGTCCTCGGCCGTGGTGAAGACCTCCGAGCGTTTGGCCGGGATCGTCGTGTTGCGCTGGATGATCTTGGTGAAGATGCCGCCCTTGGTCTCGACGCCCAGCGACAGCGGGGTCACCTCCAGCAGCAGGACGTCCTTGACCTCGCCCCTGAGCACGCCGGCCTGGAGGGCGGCGCCGGCGGCCACGGCCGCGTCGGGGTCCACGCCCCGGTAGGGCTCCTTGCCGGTGAGCTCCTTGACCAGGTCGGCGACGGCGGGCATGCGGGCCGAACCGCCGAGGAGCACCACCCGGTCGAGGTCGGCCGGCTGGGCCTCGGCGTCCTCGAACACCTGCTGGAGCGGGATCCGGCAGCGCTCCAGCAGGCCGGCGGTCAGTCGCTGGAACGCGGCCCTGGTCAGCCTCTCGGCCACGTGCAGCGGGCCTCCGGCGGAGCCGGCGACGTACGGCACGCTGATGACGGTCTCCTCCCGGGCGGACAGCTCGATCTTGGCCCTCTCCGCCGCCTCCCGCAGCCGCTCCATCGCCGCCTTGTCGGCGGACAGGTCGACGCCGTGCGCGTCCATGAAACGCCTGACCAGTTCGTCGGCCAGGCACCGGTCCCAGTCGTCGCCGCCCAGGCGGGGGTCTCCGGCCGTGGCCCTCACCTCGATCACGCCGTCGCCGACGTCGAGCAGCGACACGTCGAGGGTGCCGCCGCCCAGGTCGAGCACGAGAACGGTCTCCTCGTCCCGGTCCAGGCCGTGGGCCAGCGCGGCGGCGTCGGGCGCGGCGATGACCCGCGGCACGGTGAGGCCCGCGAGGGCGGCCGCCTCCCTGAGCGCCTGCCGCTGGGTCTCGTCGAAGCAGGCCGGCACGCTGATCACGGCGTCGGTGACCCGTTCGCCGAGGTACGCCTCGGCGTCCCGCGCCAGCTTCCGCAGGACGAAGGCGGCGAGCTGCGGCGGGGTGAACGTCCTGCCGTCGATCTCGACCGTCCTTCCCGCGCCCAGGTGGCGCGCGACGGAACGGATCGTCCGCTCGGCGTCCGTGACCGGCTGCCGCCTGACGGCCTCGCCGACCAGGACCTCGCCGTTCCCGGCGAAGGCGACCACGGACGGCGTGGCCCGTAAGCCCTCCGCGCCGGGGCCGATGCCGGGGCGCAGCGCGCTGGGCGGGTCGGGAGTCCTGGTGGCGTGCAGGTACGCCAGGACCCGCAGGTCCGCGGCGGAGAAGACGGGCCGGCCGGTGAGCAGGTGGTAGAGCGTGGCGCCGAAGGCGTACAGGTCGGCGCGGTGATCGACGGGCCGGCCCTCAAGCTGCTCGGGCGGCATGTAGAGCAGGGTGCCGAGCACCGTCCCGGTCGCCGACAGACCGGCGGTCGCGCCGTGCAGGCGGGCGATGCCGAAGTCGCAGATCTTGACGGTGCCGTCGTCCAGCAGCATGAGGTTCGCGGGCTTGACGTCACGGTGCACGACCCCGGCCGCGTGCGCGGCGGCCAGGGCGTCGGCGGCCTGCGCGCCGTAGTCCAGGACGCGCTCGACCGGCAGGCCGCCGGGATGATCGTCGAGAACGGATCTCAGATCGCGGCCGCGGACGAACTCCAGCACCAGGAACGGGTAGGTCAGCTCGACGCCGTCGCGGATCTCCCGGTGCTCGCCGAAGTCGTGGACGGCGGTGATGTTGCGATGGCTCAGGCGCGCGGCCGCCCTGCCCTCGCGCCTGAACCGCGCCAGAGCCTGGTCGTGCGGACGGTCGTCGCCCAGCAGGTTGGCCCGCAGCAGCTTGATGGCCACCGGCCGGTCCAGCGTCCGGTCGACGCCCCGCCACACCTCGCCCATCCCGCCCCGGCCGAGCAGCCGCTCCAGCCGGTAGCGGCCGGCCAGTTCCGTACCGGCTCGCACCCGCCACCTCCGTCGTGAAACGGTATCGCCCGAAGGCGACGGAGTCAGCGGAGATGGAAGACGCCCTTGGTGCTGCGGAGCTTGCCGAAGCGGGCCGTGGCGACGTACGTGCCGGGCAGCGCGACCGGCGGCGTGGTGCGGCAGTCGGCGCTGGAGCGCCGCCGGTCCCAGTTCAGCGACCGCACGTACGGCACCCCGCGCTGCAGCTCGGCGACGTCCTCGCCCGCCCCGCTCACGCAGTCGGCCGTCGACCAGATGCGGTCCTGGCCGGAGGTGATGCGGATCTCCATGGCCCGCGGCCCGACGTCGGCCCTGCACATCACGGGCCCCGTGTTGACGAGCGTGACGATGAAGGTCGGCCGGGATCCGCTCGCGTAGATCTGGTCCTTGCCGCCCTGCAGGCTCAGCACGAGGTCCTCGTCGGCGCAGGGCGCGCCCGCCCGCCTGGTCCGGCTGGGCGACGGGCTCGGCCGCCGGGCGCTGGGCGTGGGCGAGGGGCTGGCGGTGCCCATGGCGAGCGTACGCAGCCCCGCCAGCAGCGGATCGACCGCCGGCGAGACGCTGGGCGAGACCTTGGTCTCGGAGGAGCCCTGCTCCGGCCCGCTCCTGCCCCCGCTGGAGCACGCCCATGCCACCACGGCCACCACGACGAGCACCGCCACCAGCACGCTCATCCGGCGCCGCCAGTAAACGTCACCGCCGTCGCCACGCATCGTCTCCGGATCCATGGTGCCCAGCATGGTAACCAGAAGGGCACTCACGGTGACGACACGCCGAGGTCATTCCCGTGGGCATACCCTTGTCGGCGTGGTTGAGCCTCATCTGCTGCACAACGCTGTCCTCAGTTGGTACGAAGACAACGCGAGAGACCTCCCTTGGCGGGCCGCCGGCGCCACGCCCTGGGGCGTCCTCGTCAGCGAGATCATGCTGCAGCAGACCCCGGTCGTGCGCGTCCTGCCCGTCTGGCACGAGTGGATGGAACGCTGGCCGGCCCCGAAGGACCTCGCGGCCGAGCAGCCGGGCGAGGCGGTCCGGCACTGGGGAAGGCTCGGCTACCCGAGGCGGGCGCTGCGGCTGCACGCCTGCGCCCGCGCGATCACCGATGAGCACGGCGGTGAGGTGCCGTCCGACCACGCGACGCTGCTGGCCCTGCCGGGCATCGGCGAGTACACCGCCGCCGCGGTCGCCAGCTTCGCCTACGGCGGGCGGCACGCCGTGCTGGACACCAACGTCAGGAGGGTGTTCGCGAGGGCCGTACGCGCCGAGGAGTACCCGCCGACGGCGACCTCGGCGGCGGAGCGGCGGCTGGCCGAGGCCCTGCTGCCCGAGCTGGGCGCGGCCCGCTGGGGCGTGGCGGTGATGGAGCTGGGCGCCCTGGTGTGCACGGCCCGCGCGCCCCGCTGCGCCGACTGCCCCATCGCCGACGTGTGCGCCTGGCGGCTGGCGGGCAAGCCGCCGCACGCCGGCCCCGCCCGCAGGGGCCAGACCTACGCCGGCACCGACCGCCAGTGCCGGGGCCGCCTGCTGGCGGTGCTGCGGGCGGCCCACGGCCCGGTGCCGAAGGCGGCGCTGGACGTGGTGTGGGACGACGCGGTCCAGCGCGAACGCGCCTTGGACGGCCTCATCGCCGACGGCCTGGCCGAAGCCCTCGACGACGACACCTACCGCCTCCCTCACGCCTGACCCCACGTTCAGGGCCCGGCCGGCCGGGTCAGCGCACCCAGGGCGGGACCAGGCGTTCCGATCCCTTGGGGGTCAGGTCGCAGGCGTCCGGAGCGGACGCGCCGTCCGGGTTGTACACCTTCGTCCCGGCCGGGGCGGTCACGATCGACACGAACCCGCGCACCGGATCGGCGAGCATCCGCCGGCTCACGTCCGCGGGCAGCACCATCGTGTCCCCCGCCGCCACCTCGTGGCGCTCCTCGCCCAGCTCCACCACGGCGGCTCCGCCGAGCCACGTCCACAGCACCTCGGCGTCGAAGGCGTGCACCGGCCCCTCCATGCCGGGGCGGGCGTCCACCCGCCACACGGCCTGCTCCGCCCGCCCCTGCGCCGGGGAGGCGAGCGTGGTCATCACGCCGTTGGGCGTCTCGGTACGCCGGCACTCGGCGCCGGTCACGACAGGCACGCTCGTTCTCCCCTTCACGCGATCCACGGCGGCGTGCCGAGGTCGGTCCCGTCGGCGGACATGGCCCGGGCCCCGGCCGCGGCGGTCACGACGGCGGTGTAGCCGGCGTCCGGGCCGGCGGTGACCCGGCGCGGCGTGCGCGCCGGCATGACGACGGTGTCGCCCGCCGCCACGGCGAAGCTCTCCCCGCCGAGCTCGACGGTCGCCGCCCCGTCGAGCCAGCTCCACACCTGCTCGACGTCGAAGTCGTGCAGCGGCCCGGCCACGCCGGGCTTGGCCTCCACGCGCCAGAGCGACCGGCCGGCCGCTCCCTGGGTGGGCGAGGCGAAGGTCGTCATGACCCCGCCAGGTGTCTCGGAACGCCGCGCGTCGGCGGCACGGATGACGGTCATGCGGGAGAACCCCCTAAGATAGGCAACCACGTTGTCCATCAACATAGTCAATCAGGTTGTCTATTGTGTCAAGCGACGCCCCTGGATTCGAGCTGCCGCTGCGCCTGCTGCTGGCGTTCCGTGCGCTCATCGACGAGCTGCACGCCGAGCTGTCCCGGCAGGGACATCCCCACATCAGACCCATGCACGGATTCGTCATGCAGGCCATCGGCCCGGAAGGCACCACGGCCGTCGAGCTGGGCCGCGCGCTGGGCGTCTCCAAGCAGGCGGCCGGCAAGACCGTCGAGTCGCTGGAGCGGGTCGGCTACGTGGAGCGCGCCACCGATCCGGCCGACAGCCGGCGCAAGATCGTACGGCTGACGCCGTACGGGATGGACGCGCTGCACCGCTCGGCCCGCATCTTCGACGACCTGCGCGCCCGCTGGGCCGCCGAGCTGGGCGTGGAGCGGCTGCGGGCGCTGGAGGCCGACCTGCGCAAGGTCACGCCGGCCAACCCGTGGCGCCTCGACACACCCGCCTGGTTCACCTCCCTCTGAGGGGGGTCAGGCGGCCAGCTGGAGACCCAGGCCGGTCAGGTTGCTGCGGGCCCAGTCCAGCTCCTCCGCCAGCAGCGACACCAGCGCCCCCGGCCCCTTGGCGCGGCCGGGCACGGCCAGGTTGTGCGTCTCGACCTCGATGTGCGCGCTGCCGCTGACCGCGCCCGACAGCATGGCCGCCAGCGTGTCGTGCAGCACGGCGCCGGTGCTGGAGGTCTGGCCGGTGTGGCTGTGCACGTGGCCGAGCTTGACGACGGGCGCCCCGGCCGCGGCCAGGTTCTTGAG is part of the Nonomuraea coxensis DSM 45129 genome and encodes:
- a CDS encoding cupin domain-containing protein, with the protein product MPVVTGAECRRTETPNGVMTTLASPAQGRAEQAVWRVDARPGMEGPVHAFDAEVLWTWLGGAAVVELGEERHEVAAGDTMVLPADVSRRMLADPVRGFVSIVTAPAGTKVYNPDGASAPDACDLTPKGSERLVPPWVR
- a CDS encoding cupin domain-containing protein, with the translated sequence MTVIRAADARRSETPGGVMTTFASPTQGAAGRSLWRVEAKPGVAGPLHDFDVEQVWSWLDGAATVELGGESFAVAAGDTVVMPARTPRRVTAGPDAGYTAVVTAAAGARAMSADGTDLGTPPWIA
- a CDS encoding MarR family winged helix-turn-helix transcriptional regulator — translated: MSSDAPGFELPLRLLLAFRALIDELHAELSRQGHPHIRPMHGFVMQAIGPEGTTAVELGRALGVSKQAAGKTVESLERVGYVERATDPADSRRKIVRLTPYGMDALHRSARIFDDLRARWAAELGVERLRALEADLRKVTPANPWRLDTPAWFTSL